A region from the Sphingobacteriales bacterium genome encodes:
- a CDS encoding ABC transporter permease: MRKIWYIIQREYITRVKKKSFILLTLLLPVLIGVTMVVMVMIATSAQEKLTIAVKDDSGLFEDKSRGLDIGESLRFKYLTNNPQSLDTLLKIYRDADYDGLLYIPSLDIDKPSGITYYSDVELGMTTEHHIEEAITEEIRKRVLEREHYNVELIDKLDADISIEKIIKDEKKTGSAAIAGGFGYVCGLLIYVFLIVYGAMVMKSVTEEKSNRIVEVLVTSVRPFQLMIGKIIGIGAVGLTQFVMWGLLTFVVQIIIGLFLGDQLMAVQNVQTSSQMGNMAESTRLIADITGAFQELNILRILFSFVFYFVFGYLFYASQFAAIGAAMTDDSDAQSFTFPITIPIIISMVLMSVTLQQPFSSAAFWGSMLPFSSPIIMITRIPFHVPWWEQILSMFILVFSSLGMIYVAAKIYRVGILIQGKKVTFKEIGKWILY, encoded by the coding sequence ATGAGAAAAATCTGGTATATCATACAACGGGAATACATCACGAGGGTGAAGAAGAAATCATTTATTCTTCTAACCCTTCTGTTGCCTGTGCTGATTGGTGTGACAATGGTTGTTATGGTCATGATTGCGACCAGCGCGCAGGAAAAACTGACGATAGCGGTGAAGGATGATAGCGGCTTATTTGAAGATAAATCCAGGGGGCTGGACATCGGGGAAAGTCTCCGTTTTAAATACCTTACAAATAATCCTCAGAGCCTGGATACCTTACTGAAGATTTATCGGGATGCCGATTACGACGGCTTGTTGTATATTCCGTCCCTGGATATTGATAAGCCGTCAGGCATCACTTATTATTCCGATGTGGAGCTGGGAATGACAACCGAACACCATATTGAAGAGGCCATTACGGAAGAAATCCGTAAACGGGTCTTAGAAAGGGAACATTATAATGTGGAACTTATTGATAAGCTGGATGCTGATATTTCCATAGAAAAAATAATCAAGGACGAGAAAAAGACGGGAAGTGCTGCCATTGCGGGCGGTTTCGGATATGTATGCGGGTTGCTTATTTATGTTTTTCTGATTGTTTATGGTGCGATGGTGATGAAGAGTGTGACGGAGGAAAAAAGCAATCGTATTGTTGAGGTACTCGTCACAAGTGTCCGGCCATTTCAACTGATGATCGGAAAAATTATCGGCATCGGTGCCGTTGGACTGACGCAGTTTGTGATGTGGGGCTTGCTCACCTTTGTGGTGCAGATCATAATCGGTTTATTCTTGGGCGACCAGCTGATGGCGGTACAAAATGTGCAGACAAGCAGCCAGATGGGGAATATGGCGGAAAGCACCAGGCTCATTGCAGATATTACGGGTGCCTTTCAGGAGCTGAATATACTTCGGATACTGTTCAGTTTTGTGTTTTATTTTGTGTTCGGATATTTGTTTTACGCATCCCAGTTTGCCGCCATTGGCGCAGCGATGACAGACGACAGCGATGCGCAGTCGTTTACATTTCCCATTACGATACCCATAATCATCTCGATGGTGCTGATGTCCGTCACCTTGCAGCAGCCCTTTTCATCTGCGGCCTTTTGGGGTTCCATGCTGCCGTTCTCATCGCCGATTATCATGATTACGAGAATACCGTTTCACGTGCCATGGTGGGAACAGATTTTGTCCATGTTTATTTTGGTGTTTTCTTCACTGGGTATGATATATGTGGCTGCTAAGATATACCGTGTCGGTATTTTAATTCAAGGGAAGAAAGTCACTTTTAAGGAAATCGGCAAGTGGATCCTTTATTAA
- the galE gene encoding UDP-glucose 4-epimerase GalE, producing the protein MKVIVTGGTGYIGSHTIVDLMENGFEVVCIDNLSRSKEYALTGIEKITGKRPVFHQIDLRSKADTLEVFEQNKDAVGVIHFAALKCVPESVEKPLMYYANNIDSLLNVMMSIKAFGIPNFVFSSSCSVYGNADTLPVTEDSPIKEAESPYAHTKQIGEVVIKNYAKVNTTQNILLRYFNPIGAHPSAYIGEIPIDQPNNLVPFITQTAIGKTDDLTVFGNDYPTRDGSNIRDYIHVCDIAHAHTQALQYLLDKKNSDNCELFNLGSGNGVSVLEAIHAFEKVSGKKLNYRIGNRRIGDVVEVYANNELAKTKLNWHCQYSLEDAMLSAWNWELKMKEMGW; encoded by the coding sequence ATGAAAGTTATAGTTACAGGCGGCACAGGATATATAGGTTCACATACGATCGTGGATTTAATGGAAAACGGATTTGAGGTCGTCTGTATTGATAATTTATCCCGTTCCAAAGAATATGCGCTGACCGGTATTGAAAAGATAACCGGCAAAAGACCTGTTTTTCACCAAATTGATCTGCGCAGCAAGGCTGATACGCTGGAGGTCTTTGAGCAAAACAAGGATGCGGTTGGGGTGATTCATTTCGCCGCACTGAAATGTGTGCCGGAGTCGGTGGAGAAACCCCTGATGTATTATGCAAATAATATCGACTCCCTGCTGAATGTCATGATGAGCATAAAGGCCTTCGGTATTCCTAATTTTGTGTTTTCCTCTTCATGTTCTGTGTACGGCAATGCGGATACCTTGCCGGTCACCGAAGACTCCCCGATTAAGGAAGCGGAAAGCCCGTATGCACACACCAAACAAATCGGTGAAGTGGTTATAAAAAATTACGCCAAGGTCAACACGACACAAAACATCTTACTCCGTTATTTTAATCCGATTGGCGCACACCCTTCCGCTTATATCGGTGAAATCCCGATAGACCAGCCCAACAACCTGGTACCGTTCATCACACAAACGGCTATCGGCAAAACAGATGACCTGACTGTCTTCGGCAATGATTATCCAACACGAGATGGAAGCAATATCCGCGACTATATCCACGTTTGCGACATTGCCCACGCACATACCCAGGCGCTGCAGTATTTATTAGATAAAAAAAACAGTGACAACTGCGAGTTGTTTAATCTGGGCAGCGGAAACGGTGTAAGCGTCCTGGAAGCTATCCATGCCTTTGAAAAGGTGAGCGGCAAAAAATTGAACTACCGCATCGGCAACAGACGCATAGGTGATGTGGTCGAAGTATATGCAAACAATGAACTGGCTAAAACCAAATTAAACTGGCATTGTCAATATTCTCTGGAAGATGCCATGTTGTCTGCCTGGAACTGGGAATTGAAAATGAAAGAAATGGGCTGGTAG
- the rfbA gene encoding glucose-1-phosphate thymidylyltransferase RfbA — MKGIILAGGSGTRLYPITYAISKQIMPIYDKPMIYYPLSVLMQAGIHEILIISTPHDMPNFQRLLGDGRKYGCNFQYAIQEVPNGLAQAFVIGKDFIGNDKVALILGDNIFYGSGLEDLLIKNNDPDGGVIYAYHVSDPERYGVVEFDHELKAVSIEEKPEHPTSNYAVPGLYFYDNDVVKIAEELKPSPRGEYEITDINKEYLKRGKLKVGILDRGTAWLDTGTFDSLMQASQFVQVIEQRQGLKVGCIEEVAYRKGFISGQELRNIAQPLLKSGYGEYLLEILK, encoded by the coding sequence ATGAAGGGAATTATTTTAGCCGGAGGCTCCGGAACGAGGCTATATCCGATAACCTATGCTATCAGCAAACAAATCATGCCGATTTATGATAAACCGATGATTTATTATCCGTTGTCGGTATTGATGCAGGCAGGTATTCATGAGATTTTAATTATCTCCACCCCGCACGATATGCCTAATTTTCAACGGCTGCTGGGCGACGGCAGAAAATACGGCTGTAACTTTCAATATGCCATTCAGGAGGTACCGAATGGACTGGCTCAGGCATTTGTGATAGGAAAGGATTTCATCGGCAACGACAAGGTGGCGCTGATTTTAGGAGACAATATCTTTTACGGCTCCGGCCTGGAAGATTTGCTGATAAAGAATAACGACCCGGATGGCGGCGTTATTTACGCCTACCACGTCTCCGATCCTGAACGCTACGGGGTGGTGGAATTTGACCATGAATTGAAAGCCGTTTCCATAGAAGAAAAACCGGAACATCCAACATCCAATTATGCGGTACCCGGATTGTATTTTTATGACAACGATGTGGTAAAGATTGCGGAGGAACTGAAACCGAGTCCGCGCGGTGAATATGAGATCACGGACATCAACAAAGAATACCTGAAACGAGGAAAGCTGAAAGTAGGCATCCTGGACAGAGGCACGGCCTGGCTGGATACCGGCACCTTCGATTCGCTGATGCAGGCTTCCCAGTTTGTACAGGTCATCGAACAACGGCAAGGACTTAAAGTAGGCTGTATCGAAGAAGTGGCATACCGCAAAGGATTTATTTCCGGGCAAGAGCTGCGCAATATCGCACAACCTCTGCTTAAAAGCGGTTACGGAGAATATTTATTGGAGATTTTGAAATAA
- a CDS encoding response regulator transcription factor, with translation MAEKVFKILVVDDEPDILEFLSYNLEKEGFLVETAENGKQALEKAKKNQPDIVLLDVMMPEMDGIETCRTMREMPQFEHTIIAFLTARTEDYSQIAGFETGADDYISKPIKPRVLVSRLRALLRRYEAKESKSTFLEVGDIQIDRERYLIIFKGKEMAVPRKEFELIYLLASKPGKVFKRDEILNEIWGRDIIVGDRTIDVHIRKLREKLGEELIKTVKGIGYKFEEQ, from the coding sequence ATGGCTGAAAAAGTATTTAAAATCCTGGTAGTAGACGACGAGCCGGATATCCTGGAATTTCTGAGTTATAATTTGGAAAAAGAGGGATTTTTAGTTGAAACGGCGGAAAATGGTAAACAAGCCCTCGAAAAAGCAAAAAAAAACCAACCTGACATCGTACTGTTGGATGTTATGATGCCGGAAATGGATGGCATTGAAACGTGCAGAACAATGCGGGAAATGCCGCAGTTTGAACATACCATCATTGCCTTCCTGACGGCAAGAACGGAAGACTATTCTCAAATAGCCGGCTTTGAGACCGGAGCAGATGACTATATCAGCAAACCGATCAAACCGAGAGTGCTGGTCAGCCGTTTGCGTGCTTTATTACGTCGATACGAAGCGAAAGAATCCAAATCTACTTTCCTGGAAGTGGGCGATATTCAGATTGACAGAGAACGATACCTTATTATCTTTAAAGGCAAGGAAATGGCCGTTCCGCGTAAAGAGTTTGAATTGATCTATTTACTGGCATCCAAGCCGGGGAAAGTATTCAAGCGCGATGAAATCCTCAATGAAATATGGGGCAGGGACATTATCGTCGGTGACAGAACCATCGACGTGCATATCCGTAAACTGAGAGAAAAATTAGGAGAAGAATTAATCAAAACAGTAAAAGGTATCGGATACAAATTTGAAGAACAATGA
- a CDS encoding sensor histidine kinase encodes MAVAIFSTAIFLLIGLLFHFYLPPLHFLVYTLIVFVITFFLFRFILVRFIYNKIKIIYKTIGKPLKFQHEIKEGSSNMMKTVERDVAEWAINKNKQIRELRKMEQYRKEFVGNVSHELKTPIFNAQGYIETVLESDMEDKEFIKQYLEKANSNIERLENIVNDLLEISKFETGRIQLEKEAFDIVKQIKKVLFQYQHIAQQQQVTMTIHGDENMYFVFADKKRVIQVLENLISNSIKYGKEEGHTDIYFHDLDDQFLIDITDDGPGIGAEHLPRLFERFYRADKSRNRKIGGTGLGLSIVKNIIEAHEQTINVRSELGKGTTFSFTLQKYIPE; translated from the coding sequence ATGGCAGTAGCAATTTTCTCTACTGCCATATTTCTGTTAATAGGACTCCTCTTCCATTTCTATCTGCCACCTCTGCATTTTCTGGTTTATACGCTCATCGTATTTGTCATCACTTTTTTCCTGTTCAGATTCATTCTGGTGAGGTTCATCTATAATAAGATCAAGATAATTTATAAAACCATCGGTAAGCCGCTCAAATTTCAGCATGAGATAAAAGAAGGCAGCAGCAATATGATGAAGACGGTGGAGCGGGATGTGGCGGAGTGGGCCATCAATAAAAACAAGCAGATTCGCGAACTGCGCAAGATGGAACAGTACCGCAAGGAGTTTGTCGGGAATGTTTCGCATGAATTAAAGACTCCTATCTTCAATGCACAGGGCTATATAGAAACGGTGCTGGAAAGCGATATGGAGGATAAGGAATTTATCAAACAATATCTCGAGAAAGCCAACAGCAATATTGAACGGCTGGAAAATATTGTCAATGACCTGCTGGAGATATCCAAATTCGAAACGGGCCGGATACAACTGGAAAAGGAAGCGTTTGATATTGTAAAGCAAATCAAAAAGGTTCTTTTTCAGTACCAGCATATCGCACAGCAGCAGCAGGTAACGATGACAATACACGGCGACGAAAACATGTACTTTGTTTTCGCGGATAAAAAAAGAGTCATACAGGTACTGGAGAACCTGATTTCCAATTCCATCAAATACGGCAAGGAGGAAGGGCATACGGATATTTATTTCCATGACCTGGACGACCAGTTTTTAATAGATATTACCGACGATGGGCCCGGCATTGGAGCAGAGCATTTGCCCCGACTCTTTGAGCGGTTTTACCGGGCTGATAAAAGCCGTAACCGGAAAATTGGCGGAACGGGACTGGGCCTGTCTATCGTGAAGAATATCATAGAGGCGCACGAACAAACCATCAATGTCAGAAGTGAGCTGGGCAAGGGAACCACTTTTAGTTTTACCCTCCAGAAATATATTCCTGAATAA
- a CDS encoding alpha/beta hydrolase, translating to MGRPASIFLRWWLNSILLISLQTYAQSAAVKVVQPAGFSDFVKSTFVYANNKDYNGYDMALDADVYKPNLFSVKLPLVIIYHGGGYASGNKEVGIVKSFADYFTRANITAVVPNFRQGWPEYEMKPFCESVSGERFEDAAYRAYQDNRALIRYCKANAVNLGIDTNKIFLFGISSGGFLVNHHVYLDDKTTSPDRVARLGKLDYQGNAYTNSTDIAGIISVVGGIYRNDLPIIKEIPMLLFNNTCDGAVNFFNGWIGNCSNAVRSYGPGIFTRMLEQYDNPYSLHVFCGYNHGFLSESSPVNADPVASRYIADKSVGFIKGIADVPPSFSTYISSDSISLVPLDKCTNFETFYWCKQDSLSVENPFFSFSPNPLSCAIPPKLSLRYPSNGTFQIIITDELGRNSIQQKVEYHTSQNIIYLNNSDFTAGINIMTVKDSVGKVVYKTKVVRYCE from the coding sequence ATGGGTAGACCAGCATCCATATTCCTCCGGTGGTGGCTGAACAGCATCCTCCTCATCAGCCTACAAACCTATGCGCAATCTGCCGCAGTTAAAGTTGTTCAACCTGCAGGCTTCAGTGATTTTGTAAAGTCTACTTTTGTCTATGCCAATAATAAAGACTATAACGGTTATGATATGGCATTAGATGCCGATGTTTACAAACCCAACTTATTTTCTGTCAAACTGCCTTTGGTGATTATTTACCACGGAGGGGGTTATGCTTCAGGCAATAAGGAAGTGGGTATAGTAAAATCATTTGCCGACTATTTTACCAGAGCGAACATCACGGCGGTGGTTCCCAATTTTAGACAAGGCTGGCCCGAATATGAAATGAAGCCCTTTTGCGAGAGTGTCTCCGGAGAGCGTTTTGAAGACGCCGCATATCGTGCCTATCAGGATAACAGGGCGCTGATACGTTACTGCAAAGCCAATGCAGTCAATCTGGGTATTGATACCAACAAGATTTTTTTATTTGGTATCAGTTCGGGCGGATTTCTGGTGAATCACCATGTATACCTGGATGACAAAACAACATCACCGGACAGAGTTGCCAGATTAGGAAAGCTGGATTACCAAGGAAATGCCTATACCAATTCAACCGATATAGCAGGTATCATCAGCGTGGTAGGTGGTATTTATCGCAATGACCTGCCAATCATCAAAGAAATCCCGATGTTATTATTCAATAACACCTGTGACGGTGCCGTGAATTTCTTCAACGGATGGATAGGCAATTGCAGTAACGCGGTTCGTTCCTATGGTCCGGGTATTTTCACCAGAATGTTAGAACAGTATGACAATCCTTACAGCCTGCATGTTTTCTGCGGCTATAACCACGGCTTTCTTTCTGAAAGCTCTCCCGTTAATGCCGATCCAGTCGCTTCCAGATATATTGCTGATAAATCCGTTGGTTTTATCAAAGGAATTGCAGATGTACCACCATCCTTCTCGACCTATATTTCCAGTGATTCCATTTCCTTGGTTCCATTGGATAAATGCACAAATTTCGAAACATTCTACTGGTGCAAACAGGACAGCCTGAGCGTAGAAAATCCTTTCTTTTCTTTCTCGCCAAATCCGCTATCCTGTGCGATACCCCCTAAACTGTCGCTGCGTTATCCATCCAATGGAACGTTCCAGATAATTATTACGGACGAATTGGGCAGAAACAGTATTCAACAGAAAGTTGAGTATCATACTTCACAAAATATCATCTACCTGAACAACTCCGATTTTACAGCAGGCATCAATATAATGACGGTAAAAGACAGTGTCGGAAAAGTGGTGTATAAAACAAAAGTGGTGCGGTATTGCGAATAG
- a CDS encoding low molecular weight phosphotyrosine protein phosphatase, translated as MKVLMVCLGNICRSPLAEGILKHKCTQRNLDWYIDSAGTGKWHLGAAPDKRSVQIAAKHGVDISGQRARSIHSADYEEFDLIFTMDTSNYRDVMRWALDKDEENKVKLIMDEVYPNEMMSVPDPYFDDNGFQTVFDMLDKACEKIIERYG; from the coding sequence ATGAAAGTATTGATGGTCTGTTTGGGTAATATCTGCCGTTCTCCCCTGGCGGAGGGCATTCTGAAACACAAATGTACCCAACGAAACCTCGACTGGTATATCGACAGTGCCGGTACCGGCAAATGGCATTTAGGCGCTGCGCCGGATAAGCGCTCTGTCCAGATAGCGGCGAAGCACGGTGTAGACATTTCGGGACAACGGGCTCGCAGCATCCACAGTGCAGACTATGAGGAGTTTGATCTGATTTTTACCATGGATACCTCCAACTACAGGGATGTCATGAGATGGGCGCTGGATAAGGATGAAGAAAACAAGGTAAAACTGATCATGGATGAAGTGTATCCCAACGAAATGATGAGTGTACCGGATCCGTATTTCGATGACAACGGATTCCAGACAGTGTTTGATATGCTGGATAAAGCCTGTGAAAAAATCATAGAAAGATATGGGTAG
- a CDS encoding FKBP-type peptidyl-prolyl cis-trans isomerase, translating to MRLQILIFFYVLTNGALACGKTAWKTTASGISYVIYTKDTTKPKPLYGDHIWMQLRKIAPSKKEVFNTRIFDAEEGVEMDFKQSVKKTDVTEVFAFMGIGDSAQVTIPASLIDSNGSSRRKYTFWLNLLNFKPRETYLKEKDEQTKNQYAKDSIAIADYWTQHHLNGMIKDAYGNWYIKQEAGSGKQIRENDSVTIHYIGKLLNGQEFDNSYFRNQTFTFVTGKKQVIEGLDKGIRNFQKGDRVTLFIPSALGYGDKSVGKIPPNAVLIFEMEIME from the coding sequence ATGAGACTCCAGATTTTAATATTTTTTTATGTTCTTACAAACGGCGCACTCGCTTGCGGTAAAACGGCTTGGAAGACGACCGCTTCCGGAATCAGCTATGTCATTTATACCAAAGATACAACCAAACCCAAACCCTTGTATGGCGATCATATCTGGATGCAATTGCGAAAAATAGCGCCTTCTAAAAAGGAAGTTTTCAATACCCGCATCTTTGATGCGGAAGAAGGCGTGGAAATGGACTTCAAACAGTCGGTGAAAAAAACGGACGTGACGGAAGTGTTTGCGTTCATGGGCATAGGCGATTCGGCCCAGGTAACCATTCCGGCCAGTCTGATTGACAGTAATGGCAGCTCAAGGAGAAAATATACGTTTTGGCTGAATCTACTGAATTTTAAACCGAGAGAAACCTATCTGAAGGAAAAAGACGAACAAACAAAAAATCAGTATGCCAAAGACTCCATAGCGATTGCGGACTATTGGACACAGCATCATCTGAACGGAATGATAAAAGATGCATATGGCAACTGGTATATAAAGCAGGAGGCGGGATCCGGTAAACAGATTCGGGAGAATGACAGTGTAACCATACACTATATAGGCAAATTGCTGAATGGGCAGGAGTTTGATAATTCCTACTTCAGGAATCAGACGTTTACCTTCGTGACAGGAAAGAAACAGGTGATAGAAGGGCTGGATAAAGGCATCCGAAATTTTCAAAAAGGCGATCGTGTCACGTTGTTTATTCCCAGTGCTCTCGGTTATGGCGACAAGTCGGTAGGTAAGATTCCGCCTAATGCTGTTTTGATATTTGAAATGGAGATTATGGAATGA
- a CDS encoding efflux RND transporter permease subunit has translation MSITELAIKRPLLISVIFVTLIIFGFIGYSMLSYNLLPKFEAPIISIQTIYKGASSEEVQNNVTKKIEDAVSTIEGVDVISSSSQENVSMVIVQLKQKVDVTTAQQDAERKINTVKNDLPDGVDNPIISKFSSSEIPVLRLSTFGDIGETELYDLVDQTIKPILLNIQGVGQVKLIGGSKREIEVKLDNDKLQAYNLSTAQVSQMVAAGNISYPAGNIESIDNRYTIRLDAKLATVDELRNIIIRENRNGSKILLKDVAAVTDATASASTINRINGKVGLGIEISKQSDANSVEVSTRVKEKLDTIVSQNRSKGFRYEVAVDQSTYTMEAATAVTHDLFMALCIVALVMLFFLHSVRNSLFVLVALPSAMIPTFILMYLLGFSLNLMTLLALSLVVGILVDDSIVVLENIFRHLEMGKDKVTASIEGRSEIGFTALAITLVDVVVFVPLSMAGGLIGNILREFALVVVFSTLMSLFVSFTLTPLLVSRWGKLTMLNKDSLWGKINLGFEHFIDKLIETYGKILTWVLGHKRYVIIGVVLLFVGAGSLGALGFIGSSFAGSGDRGEFNLIVELEPQATLGQTNKVTKQIEDIILSYPEVTKVFTNVGAVGTQMGGSISTPNQSDMTVSLVNKLDREISTDELCAVIRTRLDSIQGIRFSMKPTNITGNNQPQIQIAVTGADMDELWAAAKRVHEIVKTTPGADYVEYSTKSVKTEIEIIINRDKIAKMGLNVPAVGTAIQLAFRGNDQSKFKDKGEEYAINIMYDKGDRKSLRDIQNTTIQTPTGGIVRLGDIATIREIQGQAVLERYNRLNSIQVLASATGRPTGSVTADIKEKIKKANLPSTIGIDYLGEEKNQSESFGSLGYAMLLGILLVYLIMVALYESTLYPFVVLFSIPVALIGAILALALTMESLSIFGIIGFIMLMGLVAKNGILLVDFTNHLKEQGLALKDALVEAGKERLRPILMTTVAMIFGMMPIALSNGPGSEFKKSMAWVIIGGLTSSLLLTLVVVPVVYYIFDRLKDKISGKKKKAPAVVTAGPDFGVEK, from the coding sequence ATGTCTATTACCGAATTAGCAATAAAACGTCCGTTACTGATCAGTGTGATATTTGTTACGCTGATCATATTCGGATTTATCGGCTATAGTATGCTCAGTTATAATTTGCTGCCGAAATTTGAGGCGCCCATTATCTCCATTCAGACTATATACAAGGGTGCTTCCTCAGAGGAAGTGCAGAATAACGTGACCAAAAAGATTGAAGATGCCGTTTCTACCATTGAAGGTGTGGATGTCATTTCCTCTTCTTCACAGGAAAATGTTTCCATGGTCATCGTACAGCTTAAACAAAAGGTAGATGTGACCACAGCACAGCAGGATGCGGAACGAAAAATCAATACGGTTAAGAATGATCTGCCGGACGGAGTGGACAACCCCATTATCAGTAAATTCAGTTCCAGTGAAATTCCGGTTCTTCGTTTAAGCACCTTTGGGGATATTGGCGAAACAGAGTTGTATGACCTGGTAGACCAAACCATCAAACCAATCTTATTGAATATACAAGGTGTGGGACAGGTAAAACTGATAGGCGGCAGCAAACGCGAGATAGAAGTAAAGTTAGACAACGATAAACTGCAGGCGTATAATCTTTCGACAGCACAGGTGAGCCAGATGGTTGCCGCAGGTAACATATCTTATCCTGCCGGCAATATTGAAAGTATTGACAACCGATATACGATTCGCCTGGATGCCAAACTCGCCACCGTGGACGAGTTGCGTAATATAATTATCCGGGAAAACAGAAACGGCAGTAAGATTTTGCTGAAGGATGTGGCAGCGGTGACCGATGCTACGGCCTCCGCCTCTACCATCAACCGTATCAACGGTAAAGTGGGACTAGGGATAGAAATATCTAAACAATCTGATGCCAATTCCGTAGAGGTAAGCACACGGGTGAAAGAGAAATTAGATACCATTGTCAGTCAGAATAGATCTAAAGGATTCAGATATGAAGTGGCGGTTGACCAATCCACCTATACCATGGAAGCAGCCACCGCAGTCACACATGATTTATTCATGGCTTTATGTATCGTTGCACTGGTCATGTTATTCTTCCTCCACAGTGTACGTAACTCATTGTTCGTACTGGTGGCATTGCCATCCGCCATGATTCCGACATTCATTCTCATGTATCTGTTGGGATTCTCGCTCAACCTGATGACATTGCTGGCACTCTCGCTGGTGGTCGGCATATTGGTGGATGACAGCATCGTGGTGCTGGAGAATATTTTCCGCCACCTGGAAATGGGAAAAGACAAAGTAACGGCATCGATAGAAGGCCGTAGTGAAATTGGATTTACCGCTTTAGCCATTACATTAGTGGATGTGGTGGTATTCGTTCCATTATCCATGGCAGGCGGATTAATCGGTAATATCCTGCGGGAGTTTGCATTGGTCGTTGTATTTTCCACCTTAATGAGTTTGTTCGTTTCCTTTACACTGACACCATTGTTAGTTTCGCGCTGGGGCAAATTAACGATGCTGAATAAAGATTCTCTCTGGGGTAAAATCAATCTGGGATTTGAACATTTCATCGATAAACTGATTGAGACTTATGGTAAAATACTAACATGGGTTTTAGGTCATAAAAGATATGTAATCATCGGTGTCGTATTGCTTTTTGTCGGCGCCGGCAGTTTGGGTGCATTGGGCTTCATAGGCAGCTCCTTTGCAGGCAGCGGAGACAGAGGTGAGTTTAACCTGATTGTTGAGCTGGAACCACAGGCTACTCTGGGACAAACCAACAAAGTAACCAAACAGATAGAAGACATTATTCTGTCCTATCCGGAAGTGACCAAGGTCTTTACGAACGTAGGGGCAGTAGGCACGCAAATGGGAGGAAGTATCTCTACACCCAATCAGTCGGATATGACGGTTTCGTTGGTGAACAAATTAGACCGGGAAATCTCCACGGATGAACTATGTGCCGTGATACGCACCCGACTGGACAGCATTCAGGGCATCCGCTTTTCGATGAAGCCGACCAATATCACCGGTAACAACCAGCCGCAAATCCAGATTGCGGTTACAGGCGCTGATATGGATGAGTTATGGGCGGCTGCGAAACGCGTGCACGAAATAGTGAAAACAACGCCGGGTGCCGATTATGTAGAGTACAGCACCAAATCTGTGAAAACAGAGATTGAAATCATCATCAACAGAGATAAGATTGCCAAGATGGGATTGAATGTACCTGCCGTTGGTACGGCCATCCAGCTCGCATTCAGAGGTAATGACCAGTCTAAGTTTAAAGACAAAGGAGAGGAATATGCCATCAATATCATGTATGACAAGGGAGACCGTAAGTCATTGAGAGATATTCAGAATACGACCATTCAGACACCGACAGGCGGCATTGTACGCTTAGGTGATATCGCCACGATCCGGGAAATACAGGGACAAGCGGTACTGGAACGATATAACCGTCTCAACTCCATTCAGGTATTAGCCTCTGCAACGGGCAGGCCCACCGGTTCCGTAACGGCAGACATCAAGGAGAAAATTAAAAAGGCAAATCTGCCATCCACCATTGGCATTGATTATTTAGGGGAAGAAAAGAATCAGTCGGAATCATTCGGCAGCCTGGGATATGCCATGCTCCTGGGGATATTGCTCGTATACCTGATTATGGTGGCTTTATATGAGAGTACCTTATATCCGTTTGTGGTGTTATTCTCCATTCCTGTTGCGTTGATTGGTGCCATTCTGGCATTAGCCCTTACGATGGAGAGTTTAAGTATTTTCGGAATCATCGGCTTCATCATGCTGATGGGATTGGTGGCTAAAAACGGTATTCTGCTCGTCGACTTTACCAACCACCTGAAAGAGCAGGGCCTGGCTCTTAAAGATGCGCTGGTCGAAGCGGGTAAAGAACGTCTTCGTCCTATCCTCATGACCACGGTCGCCATGATTTTCGGTATGATGCCGATTGCTTTATCCAACGGGCCTGGCTCTGAGTTTAAAAAATCGATGGCATGGGTTATCATTGGCGGATTAACGAGTTCCCTGTTGCTGACATTAGTGGTTGTGCCTGTCGTTTACTATATATTTGACAGGCTGAAAGATAAAATCAGCGGCAAGAAGAAGAAGGCTCCCGCCGTGGTGACTGCCGGTCCGGATTTCGGTGTAGAGAAATAA